One region of Manis pentadactyla isolate mManPen7 chromosome 9, mManPen7.hap1, whole genome shotgun sequence genomic DNA includes:
- the LOC118909681 gene encoding olfactory receptor 5B3-like, with amino-acid sequence MKNRTEVTQFILLGITDDPELQVPLFVMFTLIYLTTLIGNLGIIVLTLLDSRLHTPMYFFLSNLSLVDFCYSSAVTPKVMAGLLTGDKVISYSACAAQMFFFVAFATVENYLLASMAYDRYAAVCKPLHYTTTMTTGVCARLVTGSYVCGFLNASIHIGDTFSLSFCVSNVVHHFFCDIPAVMVLSCSDRHVSELVLFYLVSFNIFFALLVILISYIFIFITILKMHSSAGYQKALSTCASHFFAVSIFYGTVIFMYLQPSSSHSMDTDKMASVFYAMIIPMLNPVVYSLRNKEVKSAFRKVVLDAKLFLGM; translated from the coding sequence ATGAAGAACAGGACAGAAGTGACACAGTTCATCCTGCTGGGAATCACCGATGACCCAGAACTGCAGGTCCCCCTCTTTGTAATGTTCACGCTCATCTACCTCACCACTCTGATTGGGAATTTGGGGATCATTGTGCTAACTTTGCTGGACTCTcgtctccacacccccatgtacttcttcctcagtaaCCTGTCTCTGGTGGACTTCTGTTACTCTTCAGCTGTCACTCCCAAGGTCATGGCTGGGCTCCTTACAGGGGACAAGGTCATCTCCTACAGTGCATGTGCTGCCCAGATGTTCTTTTTTGTAGCTTTTGCCACCGTGGAAAATTACCTCTTGGCctccatggcctatgaccgctatgcagCAGTGTGCAAACCCCTCCATTACACCACCACCATGACCACAGGTGTGTGTGCACGTCTGGTCACAGGCTCTTATGTCTGTGGTTTCCTGAACGCCTCCATCCACATTGGAGACACCTTCAGCCTCTCCTTCTGTGTGTCCAATGTGGTCCATCACTTTTTCTGTGATATTCCAGCAGTCATGGTTCTCTCTTGCTCAGATAGACATGTGAGTGAGctggttcttttttatttagtcagcttcaacatcttctttGCTCTCCTAGTTATCTTGATATCCTACATATTCATATTTATCACCATCCTAAAGATGCACTCGTCTGCAGGATACCAAAAGGCTTTATCCACCTGTGCCTCTCACTTCTTTGCTGTCTCCATCTTCTATGGAACAGTCATCTTCATGTACTTACAGCCCAGCTCCAGCcattccatggacacagacaagaTGGCATCCGTGTTCTATGCTATGATCATCCCCATGCTGAACCCTGTGGTCTACAGCCTCCGGAACAAGGAGGTCAAGAGTGCATTCAGAAAGGTGGTTTTGGATGCAAAACTCTTTTTAGGAATGTGA